A stretch of Buteo buteo chromosome 21, bButBut1.hap1.1, whole genome shotgun sequence DNA encodes these proteins:
- the ACY1 gene encoding aminoacylase-1: MLLLVSACVPKRRGGSGPISPPLAWGRRVPGPPPACLLPTFPSPSPAPAPAFSPSGAPRSSPARFLPAAGGGAGRGGAERGRAGGAGPGRAGPGRRRRRQQRGELCSPGPRPDMAPGKPGKSTGASEDPSVTLFREYLRIDTVHPKPDYDAAVRFLERVGTDLGLACQKVEVCQGRVVLILTWQGTNPRLRSILLNSHTDVVPVFEEHWTYPPFEAVKDSQGNIYARGTQDMKCVSIQYLEAIRRLKAEGKCFARTIHLTFVPDEEVGGHKGMEMFVQRPEFRALNVGFALDEGLASPSDTFSVFYGEKSPWWIKVKCMGSPGHGSRFISNTAAEKMHKVITSFLAFRESEKQRLKSDSSLTLGDVTSLNLTMLEGGVSFNVVPSEMAAGFDIRIPPTVDLKAFEEQVAAWCRGAGDGVTYEFHQKCMDQHVTSTDESDPWWKAFSGVCRDMKLQLKLEIFPAATDSRYIRAAGHPAIGFSPMNRTPVLLHDHNEFLNEQVFLRGIDIYARLLPALASVPPLPAEG, translated from the exons ATGCTGCTCTTGGTTTCTGCATGTGTCCCCAAGCGCCGCGGGGGCTCCGGCCCCATCTCTCCGCCTCTAgcgtggggcaggagggtgcccggcccaccccctgcctgcctcctgcccacCTTCCCCTCGCCttcccccgccccagccccggctTTCAGCCCATCCGGTGCCCCCCGTTCCTCCCCTGCCCGCTTCCTGCCcgctgccggcggcggggcgggccggggcggagcggagcggggtcgagcgggcggagcggggccgggccgggccgggccgggcaggcgccggcggcggcagcagcgcgGAG AGCTTTGCAGCCCTGGTCCCCGGCCTGACATGGCACCTGGGAAGCCCGGGAAGAGCACGGGGGCCTCAGAGGACCCCTCGGTTACACTTTTCCGGGAGTACCTGAGGATCGACACTGTCCACCCCAAACCTGACTATG ATGCTGCTGTCCGGTTTCTGGAGCGCGTCGGCACCGACCTGGGCTTGGCCTGCCAGAAAGTGGAG GTGTGCCAGGGCCGTGTGGTGCTGATCCTGACCTGGCAGGGCACGAACCCCCGCCTGCGCTCCATCCTCCTCAACTCCCACACCGACGTCGTGCCTGTCTTTGAG GAGCACTGGACCTACCCACCTTTTGAGGCTGTTAAGGACTCACAAGGCAACATCTATGCCCGGGGTACCCAGGACATGAAGTGTGTCTCCATCCA GTACCTTGAGGCCATCCGGAGGCTGAAGGCAGAGGGAAAGTGTTTTGCCCGCACCATCCACCTCACCTTTGTGCCTG ATGAGGAGGTGGGCGGACACAAGGGCATGGAGATGTTCGTGCAGCGTCCCGAGTTCAGAGCGCTCAACGTGGGCTTTGCCCTGGACGAGG GCCTGGCCAGCCCGTCTGACACATTCAGCGTCTTCTACGGCGAGAAGAGCCCATGGT GGATAAAGGTGAAGTGCATGGGTAGCCCTGGGCATGGGTCCCGCTTCATCAGCAACACGGCGGCTGAGAAGATG cacaaaGTCATCACCTCCTTCCTGGCCTTCAGGGAGAGCGAGAAGCAGAG GCTCAAGTCCGACTCAAGCCTGACTCTAGGGGACGTCACCTCGCTCAACCTGACCATGCTGGAGGGGGGCGTCTCCTTCAACGTGGTGCCCTCTGAGATGGCGGCCGGCTTCGACATCCGCATCCCACCCACTGTGGACCTGAAG GCCTTTGAGGAGCAGGTGGCTGCGTGGTGCCGTGGTGCCGGGGACGGCGTCACCTATGAGTTTCACCAG aAATGCATGGACCAACACGTCACCTCCACCGACGAGTCAGACCCGTGGTGGAAAGCCTTCAGCGGGGTCTGCAGGGACAT GAAGCTGCAGCTCAAGCTTGAGATCTTCCCGGCTGCCACCGACAGTCGCTACATCCGAGCG GCAGGACACCCCGCTATCGGCTTCTCGCCCATGAACCGTACCCCCGTGCTGCTCCACGACCACAACGAGTTCCTCAACGAGCAAGTCTTCCTGCGGGGCATCGACATCTACGCCCGCCTCCTGCCCGCCCTGGCATCCGTGCCCCCGCTGCCTGCTGAGGGCTGA
- the LOC142042603 gene encoding protein ABHD14A-like — protein sequence MPLARSRLGLLLLGALLTFLLYLLHPDAGKRGRPAANATARTGMAAGEPPVFYREVSAGPQAGGTASPGRPDVLFLHGQAFTSKTWEALGTLALLAGEGYRAVAIDLPGYGDSPPAEMVATAQGRVAFLDRVLQELGMRRPVLISPSMSGRFALPFLLAEGDRLAGFVPIAPVGTKDYAAEQYHRVQTPTLILYGDRDASLGPQALQSLRHLPRHRVAVLPDAGHACYLDKPEDFHRALLGFLRQLK from the exons ATGCCGCTCGCCCGCAGCCGActggggctgctgctcctcGGGgcgctgctcaccttcctcctctACCTCCTGCACCCTGACGCGGGGAAGCGGGGCCGGCCGGCGGCCAACGCCACCGCACGGACGGGAATGGCTGCGGGAGAGCCCCCCGTCTTCTACAGGGAGGTTTCTGCAGGGCCCCAGGCCGGCGGCACTGCCAGCCCCGGGAG GCCCGATGTCCTGTTCCTGCACGGCCAGGCGTTCACCTCTAAGACGTGGGAGGCCTTGGGCACGCTGGCGCTGCTCGCCGGAGAAGGCTACCGTGCGGTCGCAATAGATCTGCCCG GCTACGGGGATTCGCCCCCAGCGGAGATGGTGGCCACAGCACAGGGCCGGGTGGCTTTCCTGGACCGTGTCCTCCAGGAGCTGGGCATGCGGAGGCCCGTTCTCATCAGCCCTTCCATGAGCGGCCGCTTTGCCTTGCCCTTCCTCCTGGCAGAAGGGGACCGGCTGGCCGGTTTCGTGCCTATTGCGCCCGTGGGCACCAAGGACTACGCTGCTGAGCAGTACCACCGGGTCCAG ACGCCCACCCTGATCCTGTACGGTGACCGTGATGCAAGCCTGGGTCCCCAGGCCCTGCAGAGCCTCCGGCACCTTCCCAGGCACCGCGTGGCCGTGCTGCCCGATGCCGGCCATGCCTGCTACCTGGACAAGCCGGAGGACTTCCACCGGGCCCTGCTGGGCTTCCTGCGCCAGCTGAAGTGA
- the SEMA3G gene encoding semaphorin-3G produces MRAAVPVSVMCWLGAALLAAGRSLPRLRLPYRELLGTNRSVLFFGHQGFLGFRSLYLDEYRDRLFIGGKDVLYSLLLDGAGADTKEIYWPPLPGQTEECFRKGKDPGTDCANYIRVLHPYNRTHLLACGTGAFHPVCAFVYVGHRGEHTFSLDPTSVETGRGRCPHEPSRAFASTVIGGELYTGLTADFLGRDPGIFRSMGTRSALRTEVDQRLLNDPKFVAAHLIPDNDDRDNDKAYFFFTEKVMEADSKEHTIVSRVARVCVNDAGGQRVLVNKWSTFNKARLVCSVPGPGGIDTHFDELEDVFLLRTKDGKSPEIYALFSTISHVFQGSAVCVYRMADIREVFNGPFAHRETPHHQWGAYESRVPYPRPGVCPSKTTNQPRQQYGTTKDFPDEVLHFARAHPLMYKPVYPRHRRPLLVKTNLPHRLRQLVVDRVEAEDGQHDVLFLGTDAGSVLKVVVLQKTSLATTEEVVLEELQVFKAPVPITQMEISVKRQTLYVGSSLGVAQVRLHQCETYGTACAECCLARDPYCAWDGTACTRYQPSGKRRYRRQNVRHSNPVHQCLDQNLTVDDFESVEEKVLYGAEDNSTFLECVPRSPQASVQWFVQRPPDEQRDEVKTDERILQTEQGLLFRKLHRHDAGVYYCKTLEHGFTQTVAKTALEVIASEQLAHTLPRERGDESPRLPCPSPWMVPQAPKTWFKDIMHLISSQNLRRVEEYCARLWCGSRPHHRKNKLAQAKHALAGVDMGKKGRTAKPHGERNRVPRQAAAT; encoded by the exons atGCGGGCGGCGGTGCCGGTGTCGGTGATGTGCTGGCTGGGGGCTGCGCTGCTGGCGGCGGGGCGCAGCCTGCCCCGGCTCCGCCTGCCCTACCGCG AGCTTTTGGGCACCAACCGCTCCGTCCTTTTCTTCGGCCACCAAGGCTTCCTGGGCTTCCGCTCCCTGTACCTGGATGAGTACCGTGACCGGCTCTTCATCGGAGGGAAGGATGTGCTCTACTCCCTGCTCCTGGACGGGGCCGGCGCAGACACCAAGGAG ATCTACTGGCCGCCCCTCCCTGGGCAGACGGAGGAGTGTTTTCGGAAGGGGAAGGACCCAGGG ACCGACTGCGCCAACTACATCCGTGTGCTGCACCCCTACAACCGAACACACTTGCTGGCCTGCGGGACGGGTGCCTTCCACCCTGTCTGCGCCTTCGTCTACGTGGGGCACCGTGGCGAG CACACCTTCAGCCTGGATCCCACCAGCGTGGAGACCGGCCGGGGCAGGTGCCCGCACGAGCCCAGCCGTGCCTTCGCCAGCACTGTCAtcg GCGGGGAGCTGTACACCGGCCTCACCGCAGATTTCTTGGGACGCGATCCCGGCATCTTCCGCAGCATGGGGACCCGCTCTGCCTTGCGCACCGAAGTGGACCAGCGCTTACTCAACG ATCCCAAATTTGTGGCAGCCCACTTGATCCCAGACAACGATGACCGGGACAATGACAAAGCCTATTTCTTCTTCACGGAGAAGGTGATGGAGGCAGACAGCAAGGAGCACACCATTGTCAGCCGGGTGGCGCGGGTCTGTGTG aaCGATGCTGGTGGCCAGAGGGTGCTGGTGAACAAGTGGAGTACCTTCAACAAAGCCCGGTTGGTGTGCTCTGTCCCTGGCCCTGGTGGCATCGACACCCATTTTGATGAGCTGG AGGATGTCTTCTTGCTGAGGACAAAGGATGGGAAGAGCCCGGAGATCTACGCTCTCTTCAGCACCATCAG CCATGTCTTCCAGGGCTCCGCTGTCTGTGTGTACCGCATGGCCGACATCCGAGAGGTCTTCAATGGGCCCTTCGCCCACCGGGAGACCCCCCACCACCAGTGGGGTGCCTACGAGAGCAGGGTGCCCTACCCACGGCCAGGCGTG TGTCCCAGTAAGACCACCAACCAGCCCCGGCAGCAGTACGGCACCACCAAGGACTTCCCTGACGAGGTGCTGCACTTTGCCCGCGCTCACCCCCTCATGTACAAGCCCGTGTACCCCCGGCACCGCCGGCCCCTCCTAGTGAAGACCAACCTGCCCCACCGCCTGCGCCAGCTCGTGGTGGACCGGGTGGAGGCCGAGGACGGGCAGCACGACGTCCTCTTCCTCGGGACGG ACGCAGGCTCAGTGCTGAAGGTGGTGGTCCTGCAGAAGACAAGCTTGGCCACGACCGAGGAAGTCGtcctggaggagctgcaggtTTTTAAG gcACCTGTACCCATCACCCAGATGGAGATCTCCGTCAAGCGG CAAACGCTCTACGTGGGTTCCAGCCTGGGGGTGGCCCAGGTACGGCTGCACCAGTGCGAGACCTACGGCACGGCTTGTGCTGAATGCTGCCTGGCCAGGGATCCCTACTGCGCCTGGGACGGCACCGCCTGCACCCGCTACCAGCCCTCTGGCAAGCGCCGCTATCGCCGCCAGAACGTCCGCCACAGCAACCCTGTGCACCAGTGTCTGGACCAGAACCTGACTG TGGATGATTTTGAGAGCGTTGAGGAGAAGGTGCTTTATGGGGCAGAGGACAACAGCACCTTCCTGGAGTGCGTGCCCCGGTCCCCACAGGCCAGCGTGCAGTGGTTTGTCCAGAGACCCCCCGATGAGCAGCGGGACGAG GTGAAGACAGATGAGCGGATCCTGCAGACGGAGCAAGGGCTGCTCTTCCGCAAGCTGCACCGCCACGATGCCGGCGTCTACTACTGCAAAACGCTGGAGCACGGCTTCACCCAGACGGTGGCCAAGACGGCCTTGGAGGTGATTGCCAGTGAGCAGCTGGCACACACCTTGCCCCGGGAGCGGGGGGATGAGTCCCCACGCCTGCCTTGCCCCTCGCCCTGGATGGTGCCTCAGGCTCCCAAAACTTGGTTCAAGGATATCATGCACCTCATCAGCTCCCAAAACCTGCGGCGAGTGGAGGAGTACTGCGCCCGCCTCTGGTGTGGCAGCCGCCCCCACCACCGCAAGAACAAGCTGGCCCAGGCCAAGCACGCACTGGCCGGCGTGGACATGGGCAAGAAGGGACGGACGGCCAAACCCCACGGCGAGAGGAACCGCGTGCCCCGGCAAGCGGCAGCCACTTAG